A genome region from Tolypothrix sp. PCC 7712 includes the following:
- a CDS encoding XisI protein: protein MDKLTFYRQCIQELLTEYSKVPPINEDIEVQRIFDTENEHYQILNVGWDKHRRIYNCVMHLDIKDGKIWIQRNQTDKLLANELVAMGVPKQDIVLGLQPVYAREYTGYGIA, encoded by the coding sequence ATGGATAAATTAACATTTTATCGTCAATGTATTCAAGAACTATTGACCGAATACAGTAAAGTACCGCCAATCAATGAAGATATTGAAGTACAAAGAATTTTTGATACGGAAAACGAACATTATCAAATTCTGAATGTAGGCTGGGATAAACATCGCCGCATCTACAATTGCGTGATGCATTTAGATATTAAAGATGGCAAAATCTGGATTCAGCGTAATCAGACTGATAAATTGCTCGCTAATGAATTAGTAGCAATGGGTGTACCTAAGCAGGATATTGTATTGGGCTTACAGCCTGTTTATGCAAGAGAATATACAGGTTATGGTATTGCTTGA